The region TGCGCCGCGTCGCTGACCGGCTTCAGCCCATTGGGAAAGCGCGCGGCGTCCGGCTCGGGGTTCCCCATCCCCAACGGAAATCCGCCGGCATTCCAGCCCGCATCCAACCAAAACGTATCGACGGGGAACGCGTGCGACGCAACCCGCTCGACGCAGTCAATCAGGTTCGCTTGTGTAACGTCATTGAACGAAACATACCCGTTCGGCGACGCTGCGATGGGCGGCACAACAGGCGCGCCGCTGAGGCGCGGAGTGAAATGCCGCAGCAAAAACCGGCGCAGTTGGTTCTGCCCCGCGAGCCAATCCCTGCCCTCCCAGCGAAGCGCCAGCACGCCCGGCGTGCGCGCGGCCTCCTTTGGGGCCAATCGAAAACGCGCGCGTTCCATGCCCGCCGTGACACGGACGCTACGTTCGTCGATTGCTTCAAACGTCGCTTTCCACTGGCCGGTCCATGCTATCCCAATGATGTACCCGCTGTGTGCCGTTGAAAGGTTGAAGAATGGAAGAAACCCGTCGGAGGAGCGCCCGCCATACGGCGAGAACGTCAGCGGTTTGCCTGCAACAAGCGACGCCTCCATCGGCTGAAAATCGGTCTGCTCGTTGTGGCTGCCTTTCGCGTAGCGCAACACAATCGGGCCGTCACCGTCCAACCGCAACACGGTGTCCAAGGGATACACGTCGGCAATGATGCCCGAATCCCTTTGGGAGTTGTTCGCGAACGTGACGAACTGTATCCACGCATCCGCGTCCGGAAAAGTTTCCCGCTGCGCAGCCAAGTCGAGTGTCTCACTGCGGTAAGTGACAAAATCGGCGCGCTCAAGCTCCGCGAGCGATTCCGCATAACGCGGGACCCAGCAATCGGGCTCGGCAGGCGGCGCCAACTTCGAATGTTTGCGCTTCCACCCCGCGAGAACATCGCGCGACGCCACGCCGTCGAGTGTGAACGAGAACGAATCCGGGCTGACGGATGGCTGATCCGCGTTCGCCGCGACGACGATCGCCGTGACCACCGAGGCGCGAACGAAAAGTACGAGCGTGTTGGACACGGCTACCGATCATTCCCCCGTCGTGGCTGGTTGCGAAATGGAGTCACCACGAACGCGGCCCTTCTTTACGGTCACCGAAGAATTCTCGAGGACGTTTCCGTCCACGACAATCGGTTTGTCCGCACCCGTTGTGTCATCCACCTCGACCACCGTGTTCTCGAACACGTTCCCGGTGACGATCGTTTTCCCCGCGCCGATCTTCACCAGCAGCTTCTCGTCGTTCGCGGTGTACGTGTGGTTGCCGGTGATGATCGCGCCGTATCCGCGCGCATCGATTGCGATCGCGCACTTGCCGCCCTTATCGACGGTGACAATATTGCCCTCGATCACGTGCCGCTGCGAATCGGCCCACGAACGGAACCCGATATCGAGATCGCCGCCGTCGCGCACATGAACGATGTTATTTGCCATGACGATGTTGTCCCCACGGTCCGACCCGAACGCCACGTGCGTTTTTGCGGTGATGTCCGCGTAGTTTCCGCGAATCTCGCCGGGGCCGGTGAGGATTTCGACAGAATCCGAGAAGGCATTGCCCAGGACATTGTTCAACACGCGCATGTTGCGCCCTTCGAGCATGATGCCCAACCGCCGCGCGTTCATGACATAGCAGTGCTCGATGGTGATGTTGTGGCACGGCTCGCCCCCGCCGCCAGGCCGCGCGCAGAACGCCTTGATGCCGCAGAACTCGAACCGCGCGTGCGACACGTTCGGATCGCCCTCGCCGATGGGGTTCGCGTCGCGATTCGCATCGACGTACAGATTGCGAATGACGATATGCCCCACGCCGGACCCAATAATGCGAACAACGTTCGTCTCCTGGGCCGGTGCTTGGACCAGCTTCGTGGACGGACCTTGTCCCTCCAGCGTCACATTGCTGCGCTCGATCAGCACGCCGCCCAACTGGCCCTCGACGCGCCGAATATCGAACGTCCCTTCCATCAGCAATACGCGCCCGCCCGCTTCCGGCAACGACTTGATCGCCGCGTTGATTTCCTCCTGATCGCCTTCTCCGTCGCAAACGTAGTCCGCTCCCGCCTTCGATCGATCGGAAGAATCGTGCGCCGCAATAACGCAGGTCGCCCCAGGCGGCGCAGGTTTCGGTTCAGCCTCGACGAGAAACGCAAGAGGCAAGAGCCAGTGAAGGAAAGGAGCGTTCATGGTTCACCCATTTGAATTCAAGCTTGAATTACCCAAATGCCATTGGAGTATATACGAAGAGATGCGCATTCGGAGGGCGGGTTTTCTAACCCGCCATTTCGTGCGGACGGCGGGTTGAGAACCCGCCCTCCGCGATCACGTCGCCTGCATCAGGTTCAGCAGAATAGACTCGATGCGCTTGCGGATTTGCTCGTCGGTAAGCCATCTGCCGTCGATCATCACGCCCGTGTGCCCCGTGACGATCGGCGTGTCCGCTTTGTCCGCCCGCGCCTGAACGTGGCGCATGCTGTGGATTGCCGCGGACTTGCTCTCCGCAATGGTTTCGTGCACGTCCTTCAACCCGCTCGCGCACCCCGCCACGTAGATGCCCGGTTGCGACGTCGCGTTGATGCCGCCGATTGTCTGTCCCGCGCGCACAAATCCAAAGCCGTTGTGTTCGATGCCGAGCACCGCCGCGGTCTTCGAAAATCCGGGCGACGCTTTCGCCCGCGTCGTCAGCACCACCATGTCGTAATCCTCGGTGGTGCTCAGCGGCTGGTTCGCCTCTTTGTATCGCACGCGCAACTGGTCGTCCTCGATCGGCGCGATCCGCTCGACTTCGCCTTCGACCAGCGCAACACTGTGCCGCGCGATGCGGCGCCAGAACGTCCCGAACGGGTCACCCTCTTTCGTCGTGGACGGATGCAGCACGACGATGTTCTTGATTTCCTGGTCCGCCATCTTGTCACACTGCGCCGCCGCGCACCCCGTCGCGAACCGGCTCGCGTCGTGCATGACGTACAACACGTTTTCCGGCGACGTCGAGTTGCTCAATTTCTCGACAAACCCGCCCGAAGGGCCGACCGGGGAGATCAGTTGCTCGAACTCCATGTACGACAGAATGTCCGGGTGCGAGCCGTACCCGTAGCGGTCCAACTCGCCCGAACCCTCGACCGCAAACCCCGTCGCCACGACCACCGCACCGGCCTTTCGAGTTAGCTGCTGTTCGGCCGCCATCTCGAAATGGATGGCCTTGTCGTCGCACACCTCGACGCAGCGCTGGCACGGCATGTAGTTCGGCGGATTGTTGAGGCAGGTCTCGATATCGATGACGTACGAACTCGGGAAAGCGTCGCGGAACGGCGTATAGATCGCTTTGCGCAACGTGATGCCGGCTTGAAACTGATTTGGCGCGACCTGCGGACACACCGTGTGACAGTGCCGGCACCGCGTACACGCATCCGTTACAAAGCGGGCCCGCTGGCGAATCGTCGCCGTGAAATCGCCCGCCGTTCCCGCCAATTCCACGATCTCCGCCAGCGTGAGCACCTCGATGTTCTTCTGCGCGGCGATCTGTTGCGTCTTCGGCACTTCGACGCCGTGCGCGAAGCTGAACGATTCTTCCTCGTCGCTCAGCCGGCTCGCCATCACGCCGCCCAACACCGGTTCGCGCTCGATCAGCACTACCTGGATACCATGCCGCGCCAGATCGAGCGCCGCGCGCATTCCCGCGACGCCCGCCCCGATCACAAGCACGGAATCGGTCATGACGCAACGCGCTCCTTTGCCGCCAGCGTATACCCCGCGTCGAATGCGCGCAGGTTGAGGTCGATCGTCTGCTTCTTGACCGTCGTGCGAATCGACTCCTCGACGGCCTCGCGCCCGACCACGTTCGTTGCGCCGACCAGATACCCGAGCGCAACGACGTTCGCGACGATCTTCCTGCCGAGACCCTCCGCGATCTTTGTCGCGGGCACGCTGTGGTGCGGCGATTCGTCCTTCTTCACGTGAACCAGGTCCGATTCGAGTATGAGCAATCCGCCGGGCTTCATCAGTGGACGGTACTTCACGTACGCCTCCTGAAACAGCGCCACGAGCACGCCGGGGTGCGAGACCAGCGGATAGTCCACCGGCGCACTCGACACAACCACGTCGGCGCACGACGCGCCGCCGCGCGCTTCCGGTCCGTACGATTGCGTGAACACCGCCGATTTGCCGTCATACAGCGATGCCGCTTTTCCAAGCAAGAGTCCGGCGAGCACTACGCCCTGGCCGCCATACCCGCTGATTCGAATTTCGGTTACTTCGCTTCCGGGAGATGTTTCCGTCATACCTACTGCTTTCTATTACGCCCCCGCGCGGTGCACGACTTGCGGCCGGAACGACGCCCGGTCCACGTCGACGAAATCGCCCACGTAAATCGGGCTGTCCTGTTGCGTCAGGTCGATGTCGACCGCGCGCAGATCGATTTCGTTGTTCACTTCGCACCGGCGAAGGTAGTTCTGCATTTCGCTCAACCCGTCGCCAATATCGTTCGGCCTGCCGAAGCCCGTCGGGCATGGCGACAATATCTCGATAAACCGGAACCCTTGCTTGTTCATCGCGCGCAAGAGCGCCGTGCGCAACTGGCGCACGTGCAGCACCGTCCACCGCGCGACGTACGACGCGCCAATCGCCTGCGCAAGGAACGGCAAGTTGAAGGGCCGCTCCCAACATCCGTGCGGCGTCGTCCGCGACATCGCGCTGAGCGGCGTCGTCGGTCCCGCTTGTCCGCCCGTCATTCCGTAGTTGAAATTGTTGATGCACAACACGAGCAGCGCGACGCTTCGCCGGGCCGCGTGAATAAAGTGGTTTCCGCCAATCGCGGTCAGGTCCCCGTCCCCGCTGATGACGGTGACGTGCAGATCGGGCCGATATGTCGCGATCCCGAGCGCAAACGGAATCGCGCGCCCGTGCGTCGTGTGATACGAGTCGATGTTGACGTACCCCGCCGCGCGCCCGCTGCAACCGATGCCCGACACGCAGACGTGCTGGTTCACCGGAATGCCCGATTCGGCGATCGCGTCCACGTACGTGTGCACCACCGACCCGATCCCGCAACCCGGACAAAGAATGTGCGGCAACCGGTCCGCCCGCATGAGCGTGTCCGCGGGGTGGGACTCGACTACGATTGAGCCGGCGCTCATTGGGCGAGTGCCTCCAAAATCTGGTTCGGCGTGATCATCGCGCCGCCGGGATGGTTCAGGCGCGTGACCGGCAACGGCGTGTGCCGCTGCACTTCGCGGCTCATTTGCCCGAGATTGATCTCGGGCACGACGAACCGCTTCACCATGCCGTTGTTCGCAAGCTCTTTCAGCGCGGTCTTTGGGAACGGCCACATCGTGATCGGACGCAACATTCCCGCGCGGATTCCCTGCATGCGCGCCAACGCGACCGCCCGCCGCGCCGAACGCGACGTGCACCCCAACGCCACCACAACGACGTCCGCGTCCTCCGTCTGCAGCAATTCATACCGCGCGATGCGGTCCGCGTTGAGCCGTACCTTGTCCACCAGCCGGTTGATCAGTTTCTCGTGCGTCTGCGCCGTGAGCGACGGGTACCCGCGCTCGTCGTGCGTCAGCCCCGTCATGTGTACGCGATACCCTTCGCCCGCGTGCGCCATCGGCGGCACGAGGTCCTCGTCGGCCTTGAACGGCAGAAAGTCCGGCGATCCCGGCGGCACATTCGGCCGTTTGCGCCGCACGCGCGGAATGTTTTCCACCGGCGGTATCGCCACGCGCTCCGTCATGTGCCCGACGATCTCGTCCATCAGCACAAACGCCGGCACGCGGTACTGGTCCGCCGCGTTGAACGCCGCGACCGTCAGATCGAAACATTCCTGCGGCGACGCGGGGCAATACACGATCACCGAATAATCGCCGTGCGATCCCCAGCGCACCTGGAACAGGTCCGATTGACCCACCGACGTGGGCAGCCCCGTAGACGGCGACGCGCGCTGCACGTCCACAATCACGATCGGCACTTCCATCATCGCGGCCAGGCCGATGTTCTCCATCATCAGGCTGAAGCCCGGCCCGGACGTAGCCGTCATTACGCGCGCGCCCGCCGCCGATGCGCCGATGATTGCCGCCACGCTGCCGATTTCGTCCTCCATCTGCACAAACGTGCCGCCGACTGTCGGCAGCCGCTCGGCGAGGTGCTCCATAATCTCCGTGGACGGCGTGATCGGATATCCGGCGTAGAAGTCCAGGCCCGCCGCGAGCGCGCCTTCCGCGCACGCGTGGTCGCCAAGCATGAAGTGGTCGCCCGCGATGACGCGGGTTGTCTCGTCAACCGCTGGTGCGGCGGCCGGGGTCATGCGCTCGCTCCCACCGCAGTCGCGGGCTCGACCTCGCGCGTGAAGATCGCCAGTTCGGGGCAAATCAGGTCGCAGAACCGGCAGTGGATGCACTGCTCTTCCATGCCCTTGCGGACTACCGGAAAGTGATATCCCTTATTATTGATCGCCTCGGAGAACTCGAGGACTTCCTTCGGGCAGAATTGGATGCAGAAGTTGCAGCCTTTGCATCGGTTGGGGATGGTATAGACCTGTCCTCGCGGAACTTGAATCGACGCCGCGTCAATAGGGACGCGCGCTTGTACGGACATAGTTGTCCGCCCCCTCTGCCTGGACCCGGATTTCCCCCAACGCGGCCAGGCGCCCGCGATGATCCGTCCCTATAAATATACCCGAAAAGGACTATTTTTCCAAGTAAATAATGTCTCAGGGACTGTTACCGGCCCGCTGGGCCGGTGGCTGTTCCCGCTGGCCACAAGTCCGCGCTAATTCTTTAACAGCGCCCGGACTTCCTGTTCCAGTTCGCTGAGCAACACCGGCTTGGCCAGTATCTTCGTCGCGCCAAGGGCCGGGGCGTCCACCACCCGATCGGGAAACCCGCTCAACACCAGGATCGGCACATCCGGGTTGGCCTCGCGGATGGCCCCAATCGCGCTCGGGCCGTCCATCTTCGGCATGACCAGGTCCATCGTAATCACGTCGTACCGGCCGGTCCTGCATTTCTCGACGGCCACCGCGCCGTCCTCCGCGGTGTCCACCTCGAAGCCGGACATTTCGAACCAGCGATTCAACGCAAACCGGATGTTCTCTTCGTCGTCAACAACTAGGATACGTGGTTTTGTACTCATGCAGCGTTCCCAAGATCGCGACACTATAGCCGCTTGACCGCCCCGGCGCAACGACGGCCCCGCGCGTCCGCGCGATTTCCGCGATCGCCTGATATACTCCCGGCGTTGCGGGACTGCGGATTGGTTGGGGCGCGTTCGCATGGCTCAACGAAATTCACGCCGGTACGTCTTCGCGCACCCGTTGGTCGGTGCGTCCTCGAGCGTCTGGCGCCGCTTGACGCGCGCGCACCAAGTCGATCCGCCGTTCTGGCCCAAAGCGCTGAACGTCACCGTATGCACCGCCGCCGCGGCGCCGTTGCGCGCGCTCGATCGCCGGTTCATACGAACGAACGCGCCGCCTGCGAAGCCTCCCGTCTTCATCATTGGACATTGGCGCAGCGGCACTACGCACCTGCACAATCTGCTCTGCCAGGACGCGCAGTTTGGCTACGTCAGCACGTTCCAAACCATCATCCCCGGCGGCTGCATCTCGGGCAGACGCATTCTCGCCCCGATCATCCGCGCGCGCATGCCCACCGAGCGCCCCATGGACAACATGGAACTCACGCTGTTCGGCCCGCAGGAAGAAGAGATCGCCCTCGCGCACATGACGCCGTGCGCGTACTATCACGCGCTGTACTTTCCGCGCGACATGCGCTCCTTCTTCGATCGCTACGTGATGTTCGATCGCATCCGCGACGACGAACGGAGCGAGTGGGCAAGCTGTTACCGCGCCCTGCTTGCAAAGGCGAGCCACATAGCCGGCGGGCGCCGGCTCGTCCTGAAGAACCCCGCCAACACCGGGCGCATTTCCGCGCTGCTCGAGTTGTATCCCGATGCGAAGTTCATCCACGTGTATCGCGATCCCTACGTCGTCATTCCGTCGACAATCCACTTCTACGACCGCATCCTTCCCATTACCGTCCTTCAACGGTTCGAGCGCACAACGCTTGTGGACAACGTCTACGCGATGTACGAGGCC is a window of Candidatus Hydrogenedentota bacterium DNA encoding:
- a CDS encoding alpha-galactosidase, translating into MSNTLVLFVRASVVTAIVVAANADQPSVSPDSFSFTLDGVASRDVLAGWKRKHSKLAPPAEPDCWVPRYAESLAELERADFVTYRSETLDLAAQRETFPDADAWIQFVTFANNSQRDSGIIADVYPLDTVLRLDGDGPIVLRYAKGSHNEQTDFQPMEASLVAGKPLTFSPYGGRSSDGFLPFFNLSTAHSGYIIGIAWTGQWKATFEAIDERSVRVTAGMERARFRLAPKEAARTPGVLALRWEGRDWLAGQNQLRRFLLRHFTPRLSGAPVVPPIAASPNGYVSFNDVTQANLIDCVERVASHAFPVDTFWLDAGWNAGGFPLGMGNPEPDAARFPNGLKPVSDAAHARGLKYLQWFEPERVMPGTWLDTQHPEWLLKPAGLPPELAYHEKDGFRLLDLGNDDARAWITSKISSQVSAYGVDVYRHDFNLFPLYYWRNDEPEDRQGIREIRYIEGLYDFFDTLRRDHPDLVIDNCASGGRRLDLEMLRRCVFLWRTDNCWDPIAEQCMTHALSLWLPVHGVGAVSVNPYEFRSGLGSSFTMALDYRSENPAFWEQATARVNELKRVREFFSKDYYPLSPYTTAEDAWIAWQFHDPEKDAGLVQAFRRGKAPDATLHLRLRGLGEGATYTLTNLDTSADESIAGGRLMAEGFGIRIDEAPGSAVIVYARGRGRN
- a CDS encoding right-handed parallel beta-helix repeat-containing protein — translated: MNAPFLHWLLPLAFLVEAEPKPAPPGATCVIAAHDSSDRSKAGADYVCDGEGDQEEINAAIKSLPEAGGRVLLMEGTFDIRRVEGQLGGVLIERSNVTLEGQGPSTKLVQAPAQETNVVRIIGSGVGHIVIRNLYVDANRDANPIGEGDPNVSHARFEFCGIKAFCARPGGGGEPCHNITIEHCYVMNARRLGIMLEGRNMRVLNNVLGNAFSDSVEILTGPGEIRGNYADITAKTHVAFGSDRGDNIVMANNIVHVRDGGDLDIGFRSWADSQRHVIEGNIVTVDKGGKCAIAIDARGYGAIITGNHTYTANDEKLLVKIGAGKTIVTGNVFENTVVEVDDTTGADKPIVVDGNVLENSSVTVKKGRVRGDSISQPATTGE
- a CDS encoding CoB--CoM heterodisulfide reductase iron-sulfur subunit A family protein; its protein translation is MTDSVLVIGAGVAGMRAALDLARHGIQVVLIEREPVLGGVMASRLSDEEESFSFAHGVEVPKTQQIAAQKNIEVLTLAEIVELAGTAGDFTATIRQRARFVTDACTRCRHCHTVCPQVAPNQFQAGITLRKAIYTPFRDAFPSSYVIDIETCLNNPPNYMPCQRCVEVCDDKAIHFEMAAEQQLTRKAGAVVVATGFAVEGSGELDRYGYGSHPDILSYMEFEQLISPVGPSGGFVEKLSNSTSPENVLYVMHDASRFATGCAAAQCDKMADQEIKNIVVLHPSTTKEGDPFGTFWRRIARHSVALVEGEVERIAPIEDDQLRVRYKEANQPLSTTEDYDMVVLTTRAKASPGFSKTAAVLGIEHNGFGFVRAGQTIGGINATSQPGIYVAGCASGLKDVHETIAESKSAAIHSMRHVQARADKADTPIVTGHTGVMIDGRWLTDEQIRKRIESILLNLMQAT
- a CDS encoding 2-oxoacid:acceptor oxidoreductase family protein, which produces MTETSPGSEVTEIRISGYGGQGVVLAGLLLGKAASLYDGKSAVFTQSYGPEARGGASCADVVVSSAPVDYPLVSHPGVLVALFQEAYVKYRPLMKPGGLLILESDLVHVKKDESPHHSVPATKIAEGLGRKIVANVVALGYLVGATNVVGREAVEESIRTTVKKQTIDLNLRAFDAGYTLAAKERVAS
- a CDS encoding 2-oxoacid:ferredoxin oxidoreductase subunit beta — protein: MSAGSIVVESHPADTLMRADRLPHILCPGCGIGSVVHTYVDAIAESGIPVNQHVCVSGIGCSGRAAGYVNIDSYHTTHGRAIPFALGIATYRPDLHVTVISGDGDLTAIGGNHFIHAARRSVALLVLCINNFNYGMTGGQAGPTTPLSAMSRTTPHGCWERPFNLPFLAQAIGASYVARWTVLHVRQLRTALLRAMNKQGFRFIEILSPCPTGFGRPNDIGDGLSEMQNYLRRCEVNNEIDLRAVDIDLTQQDSPIYVGDFVDVDRASFRPQVVHRAGA
- a CDS encoding 2-oxoacid:acceptor oxidoreductase subunit alpha; its protein translation is MTPAAAPAVDETTRVIAGDHFMLGDHACAEGALAAGLDFYAGYPITPSTEIMEHLAERLPTVGGTFVQMEDEIGSVAAIIGASAAGARVMTATSGPGFSLMMENIGLAAMMEVPIVIVDVQRASPSTGLPTSVGQSDLFQVRWGSHGDYSVIVYCPASPQECFDLTVAAFNAADQYRVPAFVLMDEIVGHMTERVAIPPVENIPRVRRKRPNVPPGSPDFLPFKADEDLVPPMAHAGEGYRVHMTGLTHDERGYPSLTAQTHEKLINRLVDKVRLNADRIARYELLQTEDADVVVVALGCTSRSARRAVALARMQGIRAGMLRPITMWPFPKTALKELANNGMVKRFVVPEINLGQMSREVQRHTPLPVTRLNHPGGAMITPNQILEALAQ
- a CDS encoding 4Fe-4S dicluster domain-containing protein, which produces MSVQARVPIDAASIQVPRGQVYTIPNRCKGCNFCIQFCPKEVLEFSEAINNKGYHFPVVRKGMEEQCIHCRFCDLICPELAIFTREVEPATAVGASA
- a CDS encoding response regulator, with the protein product MSTKPRILVVDDEENIRFALNRWFEMSGFEVDTAEDGAVAVEKCRTGRYDVITMDLVMPKMDGPSAIGAIREANPDVPILVLSGFPDRVVDAPALGATKILAKPVLLSELEQEVRALLKN
- a CDS encoding sulfotransferase; this encodes MAQRNSRRYVFAHPLVGASSSVWRRLTRAHQVDPPFWPKALNVTVCTAAAAPLRALDRRFIRTNAPPAKPPVFIIGHWRSGTTHLHNLLCQDAQFGYVSTFQTIIPGGCISGRRILAPIIRARMPTERPMDNMELTLFGPQEEEIALAHMTPCAYYHALYFPRDMRSFFDRYVMFDRIRDDERSEWASCYRALLAKASHIAGGRRLVLKNPANTGRISALLELYPDAKFIHVYRDPYVVIPSTIHFYDRILPITVLQRFERTTLVDNVYAMYEALVARCLETQSAVPARQWAEVRFEDLERDPIGELDRLYRTLDLGPFDARDRVASYAEAKAGYRKNTFELEPTVSDRIAAVSKAAVERWGYTRPGWTA